In Chanodichthys erythropterus isolate Z2021 chromosome 11, ASM2448905v1, whole genome shotgun sequence, a single window of DNA contains:
- the LOC137030143 gene encoding serine/threonine-protein phosphatase PP1-beta catalytic subunit — protein sequence MAEGELDVDSLISRLLEVRGCRPGKIVQMTEAEVRGLCIKSREIFLSQPILLELEAPLKICGDIHGQYTDLLRLFEYGGFPPEANYLFLGDYVDRGKQSLETICLLLAYKIKYPENFFLLRGNHECASINRIYGFYDECKRRFNIKLWKTFTDCFNCLPIAAIVDEKIFCCHGGLSPDLQSMEQIRRIMRPTDVPDTGLLCDLLWSDPDKDVQGWGENDRGVSFTFGADVVSKFLNRHDLDLICRAHQVVEDGYEFFAKRQLVTLFSAPNYCGEFDNAGGMMSVDETLMCSFQILKPSEKKAKYQYGGMNSGRPVTPPRTATPPKKR from the exons atggCGGAGGGGGAGCTGGACGTGGATTCTCTGATCTCCAGACTGCTGGAGG TGCGAGGATGCCGTCCAGGGAAGATCGTTCAGATGACGGAAGCGGAGGTTCGGGGTTTGTGCATTAAGTCGCGTGAGATCTTCCTCAGTCAGCCCATCCTGCTGGAGCTGGAGGCGCCGCTCAAGATCTGCG GTGATATTCACGGCCAGTACACAGACCTCTTGAGACTGTTCGAGTACGGCGGTTTCCCTCCGGAGGCCAACTACCTGTTCCTGGGCGATTACGTGGACCGAGGGAAGCAGTCGCTGGAGACCATCTGCCTCCTGCTGGCCTACAAGATCAAATACCCCGAGAACTTCTTCCTGCTGCGGGGGAACCACGAGTGCGCCTCCATCAACCGCATCTACGGCTTCTACGACGAGT GCAAACGCAGGTTTAACATCAAACTGTGGAAGACTTTCACCGACTGTTTCAACTGTCTGCCGATCGCCGCGATCGTCGACGAGAAGATCTTCTGCTGTCATGGAG GTCTTTCTCCAGATCTACAGTCAATGGAGCAGATCAGACGCATCATGAGACCGACGGACGTACCTGACACAg ggctGTTGTGTGATCTGCTGTGGTCAGACCCGGATAAGGACGTTCAGGGTTGGGGTGAGAATGACCGCGGCGTCTCCTTCACCTTTGGTGCTGATGTGGTGAGCAAGTTCCTCAACCGCCACGATCTGGATCTCATCTGCCGCGCGCATCAG GTGGTTGAAGACGGTTACGAGTTCTTCGCCAAACGGCAGCTGGTGACGTTGTTCTCGGCGCCGAACTACTGCGGCGAGTTTGACAACGCTGGAGGAATGATGAGCGTCGACGAGACTCTGATGTGCTCCTTCCAG ATTCTGAAGCCGTCGGAAAAGAAGGCGAAGTATCAGTACGGCGGGATGAACTCCGGGCGCCCCGTGACTCCGCCCCGAACGGCTACGCCCCCTAAGAAGCGGTGA